Proteins co-encoded in one Bacteroidota bacterium genomic window:
- a CDS encoding ferrous iron transport protein A, which yields MVLADLKPGQTAAIEAFENSPLVLKFLEIGLVPGAEVQLYATAPLGDPIAVEVMGSKISLRKNEAKTIKIRLV from the coding sequence ATGGTACTTGCTGACTTGAAACCCGGACAAACCGCTGCCATTGAAGCCTTTGAAAACAGCCCTTTGGTGCTCAAATTTCTTGAAATTGGCCTTGTGCCCGGTGCCGAGGTGCAATTATATGCTACCGCCCCCTTGGGCGACCCCATTGCTGTTGAAGTAATGGGCAGCAAAATAAGCCTGCGCAAAAACGAAGCTAAAACAATAAAAATACGGTTAGTGTGA